Within Mustela nigripes isolate SB6536 chromosome 3, MUSNIG.SB6536, whole genome shotgun sequence, the genomic segment ACTGGGTAAAATTTCAGAGTGACTACAGCTTCCCCTGAAAGCAGGCTTTGGGCTATCCCCAAAACAAGGGCCGAGCCAACAGAAGCGGGTTTACCTGGACTTCGTCTGGGGGTGCTGAGGAGTGAGGGATAGATGAAGGTACTCACTGGCATGACAGAAAGTGTCCCCACCAGAATGGAAAAGCCACCAAAACAAGGATAGTGTGTCTCCACCCGTCTGCACCTCCTGATATGGCACAGGTGCCACTGCCTGCACCTGTCTCGACCTGtcttttctgcctctcccactgcttcgAGCACTCTGGATTTCTCTGCTCACCTCCACGTGGCAGTCCACGGCTGTGACAGTCTGTCACATTTCACCCACTTAGAGAATCAATCAGCCACCTGCTTGggatttttaatatacttttttcaGACTGCACAAATATTCCCACAGCAGGTCTCCTGCATCCGGAAAGAAAAATGCAGGGCTGTAAATAAGCTTTCTTCTAGGTCCAGTATCCTGCAGCTGTATTGCTGTTACCACTAAATCTATTTTCCCACAAACTTCTTTTAATGACTTCCCAAAAGTGGGACAGAGGGGCTCCTCCCTCAGCTTTCTAGTCAAACCTCTATCTTTCTCTAGCAGTCAAACCCTGCTTCATCTCCCACATCAAGAACTGAATGGCACCTCCTATTTCTGACATTAAATCCAGCTTCATTAGCCAGAGAGGCTCACCACTGAAGAATCTGAGACATGTTCTGTAGGGATTGGGATTTAAACAATGTTTTGGGTGATGGTGATGTCATGGAGAGAGCTCAGAACCTCTTTGGCTTTGAGGGAACTACAGGTTTTGTGCAACGTGCCATTTATCACAAAATGTGGCTCATAACGTAGAGCCACAACTATTTCCTAATGTGAAGGTTCTGTGTAATATACAAGCCAAGGCAAAGAATCCTGTCCAAGATTCATGGGCAAATAGGCTAGAATCTGGGGAGAGAGTATCATGCAGTAACTCCCATCTCTCTTCTCTAGGCCAGGACTTAAGTTTGCCTCCAATATGGAAGACGTGGACTGGGAGGCTTACGGCTTGGAAGATCTCTTTGGTGAAAATTACAGTTACAGCACAGACCTGCCCTTCATTCCAGAAGGCTCTGCCCCATGCAGGCCAGAATCTCTGGAAATCAACAAGTATGCAGTGGTGGTCATCTACGCCCTGGTCTTCGTGCTGAGCCTGCTGGGAAACTCCCTAGTGATACTGGTTGTCCTATACAGTCGGCTCAGCCAGTCTGTCACTGACGTCTACCTGCTGAACTTGGCCATAGCCGACCTGCTCTTCGCCCTGACCTTGCCTATCTGGGCTGCCTCCAAGGCAAAGGGCTGGATCTTTGGCACACCCCTGTGCAAGGTGGTCTCGCTCCTGAAGGAAGTCAATTTCTACAGTGGTATCCTACTGCTGGCCTGCATCAGCATGGACCGCTACCTGGCCATTGTCCATGCCACACGCACACTGACCCAGAAGCGGCACTGGGTCAAGTTCATATGCTTAGGCATCTGGGCGCTGTCCCTGATCCTGTCCCTGCCCATCTTCATCTTCCGCAGGGCCATCAATCCCCCCTACTCCAGCCCGGTCTGCTACGAGGACATGGGCGCCAATACCACGAGACTGCGGATAGTGATGCGGGCCCTGCCCCAGACCTTCGGCTTCCTCATGCCCTTGGCGGTCATGCTGTTCTGCTATGGACTCACCCTGCGTACGNNNNNNNNNNNNNNNNNNNNNNNNNNNNNNNNNNNNNNNNNNNNNNNNNNNNNNNNNNNNNNNNNNNNNNNNNNNNNNNNNNNNNNNNNNNNNNNNNNNNNNNNNNNNNNNNNNNNNNNNNNNNNNNNNNNNNNNNNNNNNNNNNNNNNNNNNNNNNNNNNNNNNNNNNNNNNNNNNNNNNNNNNNNNNNNNNNNNNNNNNNNNNNNNNNNNNNNNNNNNNNNNNNNNNNNNNNNNNNNNNNNNNNNNNNNNNNNNNNNNNNNNNNNNNNNNNNNNNNNNNNNNNNNNNNNNNNNNNNNNNNNNNNNNNNNNNNNNNNNNNNNNNNNNNNNNNNNNNNNNNNNNNNNNNNNNNNNNNNNNNNNNNNNNNNNNNNNNNNNNNNNNNNNNNNNNNNNNNNNNNNNNNNNNNNNNNNNNNNNNNNNNNNNNNNNNNNNNNNNNNNNNNNNNNNNNNNNNNNNNNNNNNNNNNNNNNNNNNNNNNNNNNNNNNNNNNNNNNNNNNNNNNNNNNNNNNNNNNNNNNNNNNNNNNNNNNNNNNNNNNNNNNNNNNNNNNNNNNNNNNNNNNNNNNNNNNNNNNNNNNNNNNNNNNNNNNNNNNNNNNNNNNNNNNNNNNNNNNNNNNNNNNNNNNNNNNNNNNNNNNNNNNNNNNNNNNNNNNNNNNNNNNNNNNNNNNNNNNNNNNNNNNNNNNNNNNNNNNNNNNNNNNNNNNNNNNNNNNNNNNNNNNNNNNNNNNNNNNNNNNNNNNNNNNNNNNNNNNNNNNNNNNNNNNNNNNNNNNNNNNNNNNNNNNNNNNNNNNNNNNNNNNNNNNNNNNNNNNNNNNNNNNNNNNNNNNNNNNNNNNNNNNNNNNNNNNNNNNNNNNNNNNNNNNNNNNNNNNNNNNNNNNNNNNNNNNNNNNNNNNNNNNNNNNNNNNNNNNNNNNNNNNNNNNNNNNNNNNNNNNNNNNNNNNNNNNNNNNNNNNNNNNNNNNNNNNNNNNNNNNNNNNNNNNNNNNNNNNNNNNNNNNNNNNNNNNNNNNNNNNNNNNNNNNNNNNNNNNNNNNNNNNNNNNNNNNNNNNNNNNNNNNNNNNNNNNNNNNNNNNNNNNNNNNNNNNNNNNNNNNNNNNNNNNNNNNNNNNNNNNNNNNNNNNNNNNNNNNNNNNNNNNNNNNNNNNNNNNNNNNNNNNNNNNNNNNNNNNNNNNNNNNNNNNNNNNNNNNNNNNNNNNNNNNNNNNNNNNNNNNNNNNNNNNNNNNNNNNNNNNNNNNNNNNNNNNNNNNNNNNNNNNNNNNNNNNNNNNNNNNNNNNNNNNNNNNNNNNNNNNNNNNNNNNNNNNNNNNNNNNNNNNNNNNNNNNNNNNNNNNNNNNNNNNNNNNNNNNNNNNNNNNNNNNNNNNNNNNNNNNNNNNNNNNNNNNNNNNNNNNNNNNNNNNNNNNNNNNNNNNNNNNNNNNNNNNNNNNNNNNNNNNNNNNNNNNNNNNNNNNNNNNNNNNNNNNNNNNNNNNNNNNNNNNNNNNNNNNNNNNNNNNNNNNNNNNNNNNNNNNNNNNNNNNNNNNNNNNNNNNNNNNNNNNNNNNNNNNNNNNNNNNNNNNNNNNNNNNNNNNNNNNNNNNNNNNNNNNNNNNNNNNNNNNNNNNNNNNNNNNNNNNNNNNNNNNNNNNNNNNNNNNNNNNNNNNNNNNNNNNNNNNNNNNNNNNNNNNNNNNNNNNNNNNNNNNNNNNNNNNNNNNNNNNNNNNNNNNNNNNNNNNNNNNNNNNNNNNNNNNNNNNNNNNNNNNNNNNNNNNNNNNNNNNNNNNNNNNNNNNNNNNNNNNNNNNNNNNNNNNNNNNNNNNNNNNNNNNNNNNNNNNNNNNNNNNNNNNNNNNNNNNNNNNNNNNNNNNNNNNNNNNNNNNNNNNNNNNNNNNNNNNNNNNNNNNNNNNNNNNNNNNNNNNNNNNNNNNNNNNNNNNNNNNNNNNNNNNNNNNNNNNNNNNNNNNNNNNNNNNNNNNNNNNNNNNNNNNNNNNNNNNNNNNNNNNNNNNNNNNNNNNNNNNNNNNNNNNNNNNNNNNNNNNNNNNNNNNNNNNNNNNNNNNNNNNNNNNNNNNNNNNNNNNNNNNNNNNNNNNNNNNNNNNNNNNNNNNNNNNNNNNNNNNNNNNNNNNNNNNNNNNNNNNNNNNNNNNNNNNNNNNNNNNNNNNNNNNNNNNNNNNNNNNNNNNNNNNNNNNNNNNNNNNNNNNNNNNNNNNNNNNNNNNNNNNNNNNNNNNNNNNNNNNNNNNNNNNNNNNNNNNNNNNNNNNNNNNNNNNNNNNNNNNNNNNNNNNNNNNNNNNNNNNNNNNNNNNNNNNNNNNNNNNNNNNNNNNNNNNNNNNNNNNNNNNNNNNNNNNNNNNNNNNNNNNNNNNNNNNNNNNNNNNNNNNNNNNNNNNNNNNNNNNNNNNNNNNNNNNNNNNNNNNNNNNNNNNNNNNNNNNNNNNNNNNNNNNNNNNNNNNNNNNNNNNNNNNNNNNNNNNNNNNNNNNNNNNNNNNNNNNNNNNNNNNNNNNNNNNNNNNNNNNNNNNNNNNNNNNNNNNNNNNNNNNNNNNNNNNNNNNNNNNNNNNNNNNNNNNNNNNNNNNNNNNNNNNNNNNNNNNNNNNNNNNNNNNNNNNNNNNNNNNNNNNNNNNNNNNNNNNNNNNNNNNNNNNNNNNNNNNNNNNNNNNNNNNNNNNNNNNNNNNNNNNNNNNNNNNNNNNNNNNNNNNNNNNNNNNNNNNNNNNNNNNNNNNNNNNNNNNNNNNNNNNNNNNNNNNNNNNNNNNNNNNNNNNNNNNNNNNNNNNNNNNNNNNNNNNNNNNNNNNNNNNNNNNNNNNNNNNNNNNNNNNNNNNNNNNNNNNNNNNNNNNNNNNNNNNNNNNNNNNNNNNNNNNNNNNNNNNNNNNNNNNNNNNNNNNNNNNNNNNNNNNNNNNNNNNNNNNNNNNNNNNNNNNNNNNNNNNNNNNNNNNNNNNNNNNNNNNNNNNNNNNNNNNNNNNNNNNNNNNNNNNNNNNNNNNNNNNNNNNNNNNNNNNNNNNNNNNNNNNNNNNNNNNNNNNNNNNNNNNNNNNNNNNNNNNNNNNNNNNNNNNNNNNNNNNNNNNNNNNNNNNNNNNNNNNNNNNNNNNNNNNNNNNNNNNNNNNNNNNNNNNNNNNNNNNNNNNNNNNNNNNNNNNNNNNNNNNNNNNNNNNNNNNNNNNNNNNNNNNNNNNNNNNNNNNNNNNNNNNNNNNNNNNNNNNNNNNNNNNNNNNNNNNNNNNNNNNNNNNNNNNNNNNNNNNNNNNNNNNNNNNNNNNNNNNNNNNNNNNNNNNNNNNNNNNNNNNNNNNNNNNNNNNNNNNNNNNNNNNNNNNNNNNNNNNNNNNNNNNNNNNNNNNNNNNNNNNNNNNNNNNNNNNNNNNNNNNNNNNNNNNNNNNNNNNNNNNNNNNNNNNNNNNNNNNNNNNNNNNNNNNNNNNNNNNNNNNNNNNNNNNNNNNNNNNNNNNNNNNNNNNNNNNNNNNNNNNNNNNNNNNNNNNNNNNNNNNNNNNNNNNNNNNNNNNNNNNNNNNNNNNNNNNNNNNNNNNNNNNNNNNNNNNNNNNNNNNNNNNNNNNNNNNNNNNNNNNNNNNNNNNNNNNNNNNNNNNNNNNNNNNNNNNNNNNNNNNNNNNNNNNNNNNNNNNNNNNNNNNNNNNNNNNNNNNNNNNNNNNNNNNNNNNNNNNNNNNNNNNNNNNNNNNNNNNNNNNNNNNNNNNNNNNNNNNNNNNNNNNNNNNNNNNNNNNNNNNNNNNNNNNNNNNNNNNNNNNNNNNNNNNNNNNNNNNNNNNNNNNNNNNNNNNNNNNNNNNNNNNNNNNNNNNNNNNNNNNNNNNNNNNNNNNNNNNNNNNNNNNNNNNNNNNNNNNNNNNNNNNNNNNNNNNNNNNNNNNNNNNNNNNNNNNNNNNNNNNNNNNNNNNNNNNNNNNNNNNNNNNNNNNNNNNNNNNNNNNNNNNNNNNNNNNNNNNNNNNNNNNNNNNNNNNNNNNNNNNNNNNNNNNNNNNNNNNNNNNNNNNNNNNNNNNNNNNNNNNNNNNNNNNNNNNNNNNNNNNNNNNNNNNNNNNNNNNNNNNNNNNNNNNNNNNNNNNNNNNNNNNNNNNNNNNNNNNNNNNNNNNNNNNNNNNNNNNNNNNNNNNNNNNNNNNNNNNNNNNNNNNNNNNNNNNNNNNNNNNNNNNNNNNNNNNNNNNNNNNNNNNNNNNNNNNNNNNNNNNNNNNNNNNNNNNNNNNNNNNNNNNNNNNNNNNNNNNNNNNNNNNNNNNNNNNNNNNNNNNNNNNNNNNNNNNNNNNNNNNNNNNNNNNNNNNNNNNNNNNNNNNNNNNNNNNNNNNNNNNNNNNNNNNNNNNNNNNNNNNNNNNNNNNNNNNNNNNNNNNNNNNNNNNNNNNNNNNNNNNNNNNNNNNNNNNNNNNNNNNNNNNNNNNNNNNNNNNNNNNNNNNNNNNNNNNNNNNNNNNNNNNNNNNNNNNNNNNNNNNNNNNNNNNNNNNNNNNNNNNNNNNNNNNNNNNNNNNNNNNNNNNNNNNNNNNNNNNNNNNNNNNNNNNNNNNNNNNNNNNNNNNNNNNNNNNNNNNNNNNNNNNNNNNNNNNNNNNNNNNNNNNNNNNNNNNNNNNNNNNNNNNNNNNNNNNNNNNNNNNNNNNNNNNNNNNNNNNNNNNNNNNNNNNNNNNNNNNNNNNNNNNNNNNNNNNNNNNNNNNNNNNNNNNNNNNNNNNNNNNNNNNNNNNNNNNNNNNNNNNNNNNNNNNNNNNNNNNNNNNNNNNNNNNNNNNNNNNNNNNNNNNNNNNNNNNNNNNNNNNNNNNNNNNNNNNNNNNNNNNNNNNNNNNNNNNNNNNNNNNNNNNNNNNNNNNNNNNNNNNNNNNNNNNNNNNNNNNNNNNNNNNNNNNNNNNNNNNNNNNNNNNNNNNNNNNNNNNNNNNNNNNNNNNNNNNNNNNNNNNNNNNNNNNNNNNNNNNNNNNNNNNNNNNNNNNNNNNNNNNNNNNNNNNNNNNNNNNNNNNNNNNNNNNNNNNNNNNNNNNNNNNNNNNNNNNNNNNNNNNNNNNNNNNNNNNNNNNNNNNNNNNNNNNNNNNNNNNNNNNNNNNNNNNNNNNNNNNNNNNNNNNNNNNNNNNNNNNNNNNNNNNNNNNNNNNNNNNNNNNNNNNNNNNNNNNNNNNNNNNNNNNNNNNNNNNNNNNNNNNNNNNNNNNNNNNNNNNNNNNNNNNNNNNNNNNNNNNNNNNNNNNNNNNNNNNNNNNNNNNNNNNNNNNNNNNNNNNNNNNNNNNNNNNNNNNNNNNNNNNNNNNNNNNNNNNNNNNNNNNNNNNNNNNNNNNNNNNNNNNNNNNNNNNNNNNNNNNNNNNNNNNNNNNNNNNNNNNNNNNNNNNNNNNNNNNNNNNNNNNNNNNNNNNNNNNNNNNNNNNNNNNNNNNNNNNNNNNNNNNNNNNNNNNNNNNNNNNNNNNNNNNNNNNNNNNNNNNNNNNNNNNNNNNNNNNNNNNNNNNNNNNNNNNNNNNNNNNNNNNNNNNNNNNNNNNNNNNNNNNNNNNNNNNNNNNNNNNNNNNNNNNNNNNNNNNNNNNNNNNNNNNNNNNNNNNNNNNNNNNNNNNNNNNNNNNNNNNNNNNNNNNNNNNNNNNNNNNNNNNNNNNNNNNNNNNNNNNNNNNNNNNNNNNNNNNN encodes:
- the CXCR2 gene encoding C-X-C chemokine receptor type 2 — protein: MEDVDWEAYGLEDLFGENYSYSTDLPFIPEGSAPCRPESLEINKYAVVVIYALVFVLSLLGNSLVILVVLYSRLSQSVTDVYLLNLAIADLLFALTLPIWAASKAKGWIFGTPLCKVVSLLKEVNFYSGILLLACISMDRYLAIVHATRTLTQKRHWVKFICLGIWALSLILSLPIFIFRRAINPPYSSPVCYEDMGANTTRLRIVMRALPQTFGFLMPLAVMLFCYGLTL